From Pulveribacter suum, a single genomic window includes:
- a CDS encoding CopD family protein, translating to MLYNALKLLHVLSIIVWVGGMVFAHFFLRPAAQGLAPEQRVPLMHAVLQRFLTAVAASVVVVLTTGLAMIGMVSIGSGGAFSMPRDWHFMIGAGLLMMALFGYLYFAVLSRLDAAVAAADWAAGGAALARMRTGVGVNLALGTAIVAVVLLW from the coding sequence ATGCTCTACAACGCCCTCAAACTCTTGCACGTGCTGTCCATCATCGTCTGGGTGGGCGGCATGGTGTTTGCCCATTTCTTCCTGCGCCCGGCCGCGCAGGGCTTGGCGCCCGAGCAGCGCGTGCCGCTGATGCACGCCGTGCTGCAGCGCTTTCTGACCGCCGTGGCGGCGTCCGTCGTGGTCGTGCTGACCACCGGCCTGGCCATGATCGGCATGGTCAGCATCGGCTCGGGCGGGGCATTTTCCATGCCGCGCGACTGGCACTTCATGATCGGCGCGGGCCTGTTGATGATGGCCCTCTTCGGCTACCTGTACTTCGCCGTGCTGTCGCGCCTGGACGCGGCCGTCGCCGCCGCCGACTGGGCCGCGGGCGGCGCGGCGCTGGCCCGCATGCGCACCGGGGTGGGCGTGAACCTGGCGCTGGGCACGGCCATCGTGGCGGTGGTGTTGCTGTGGTGA
- a CDS encoding CusA/CzcA family heavy metal efflux RND transporter has translation MFERIIRFAIEQRWLVLLTVLGMALLGAYNYQRLSIDAVPDITNVQVQVNTPAPGYSPLETEQRITFPIETAMAGLPGLLETRSTSRYGLSQVTAIFRDGTDVYFARQLVNERLQSALGQLPPGVQPAAGPISTGLGEIFLWIVEAEEGARKADGTPYSPTDLREIQDWIIKPQLRNVPGVTEINTIGGWAKEYQIAPDPQRLAAFGLSLADLVNALQQNNANVGAGYIERRGEQYLVRAPGQVRGTQDLGEVVLAVRGATPVRVRDVAQVQLGQELRTGAATDNGREVVLGTVFMLIGENSRSVAQAVARKMEEINRGLPEGVRAVTVYDRTVLVDKAIATVKKNLLEGAVLVIAVLFLFLGNIRAALITAAVIPLSMLFTFTGMVSQKVSANLMSLGALDFGIIVDGAVVIVENCVRRLAHAQERHGRPLTRTERFHEVYAASREARRALLFGQLIIMIVYLPIFALGGVEGKMFHPMALTVVIALLSAMVLSVTFIPAAVALFIGERVAEKENRLMRWARSAYAPLLDAVLAARAVTLTAAAVAVVLALLLAARLGSEFVPSLNEGDFAIQALRVPGTSLTQSVQMQQQLESRLKAQFPEIERVFARTGTAEIASDAMPPNISDGYVMLKPESQWPRPRKSRDELLAAIQQAAAEVPGSSYEFSQPIQLRFNELISGVRSDVAVKIFGDDMQVLERSAQQVAQVLAAVPGATEVRVEQTTGLPMLSVNIDRERAARHGLNIADVQATLVTAVGGQNAGTMFEGDRRFDIVVRLPEQLRGDLQALQSLPIALPGARDASGRALFIPLSEVARLELSPGPNQVSRENGKRRIVVSANVRGRDLGGFVADAQTALATTRLPAGYWTAWGGQFENLQSATRRLQLVVPVALLLVFALLFAMFGNARDGLIVFTGIPFALTGGVLALWLRGIPLSITAAVGFIALSGVAVLNGLVMIAFIRNLQSEGMPLMQAIREGALARLRPVLMTALVASLGFVPMAIATGTGAEVQRPLATVVIGGILSSTLLTLLVLPVLYRLVHRRDED, from the coding sequence ATGTTTGAACGCATCATTCGCTTTGCCATCGAGCAGCGCTGGCTGGTCTTGCTGACCGTGCTGGGCATGGCGCTGCTGGGCGCCTACAACTACCAGCGCCTGTCCATCGACGCGGTGCCCGACATCACCAACGTGCAGGTGCAGGTGAACACGCCCGCGCCCGGCTATTCGCCGCTGGAGACCGAGCAGCGCATCACCTTCCCCATCGAGACCGCCATGGCCGGCCTGCCCGGGCTGCTGGAGACGCGCTCGACCTCGCGCTACGGCCTGTCGCAGGTCACGGCCATCTTCCGCGACGGCACCGACGTGTACTTCGCCCGCCAGCTGGTCAACGAGCGGCTGCAGTCCGCCCTGGGCCAGCTGCCGCCGGGCGTGCAGCCGGCGGCCGGGCCGATCTCCACAGGCCTGGGCGAGATCTTCCTGTGGATCGTGGAGGCCGAGGAGGGCGCGCGCAAGGCCGACGGCACGCCGTACTCGCCCACCGACCTGCGCGAGATTCAGGACTGGATCATCAAGCCGCAGCTGCGCAACGTGCCCGGGGTGACAGAGATCAACACCATCGGCGGCTGGGCCAAGGAGTACCAGATCGCCCCCGACCCGCAGCGCCTGGCGGCGTTCGGCCTGTCGCTGGCCGACCTGGTCAACGCGCTGCAGCAAAACAACGCCAACGTGGGCGCCGGCTACATCGAGCGGCGCGGCGAGCAGTACCTGGTGCGCGCGCCCGGCCAGGTGCGCGGCACGCAGGACCTGGGCGAAGTGGTGCTGGCCGTGCGCGGCGCCACGCCGGTGCGCGTGCGCGACGTGGCCCAGGTGCAGCTGGGCCAGGAGCTGCGCACCGGCGCGGCCACCGACAACGGCCGCGAGGTGGTGCTGGGCACGGTGTTCATGCTGATCGGCGAGAACAGCCGCAGCGTGGCCCAGGCCGTGGCGCGCAAGATGGAGGAGATCAACCGCGGCCTGCCCGAGGGCGTGCGCGCCGTCACGGTCTATGACCGCACGGTGTTGGTGGACAAGGCCATCGCCACGGTCAAGAAGAACCTGCTGGAAGGCGCGGTGCTGGTGATCGCGGTGCTGTTCCTGTTCCTGGGCAACATCCGCGCGGCGCTCATCACGGCGGCGGTCATCCCGCTGTCCATGCTGTTCACATTCACCGGCATGGTCAGCCAGAAGGTCAGCGCCAACCTGATGAGCCTGGGCGCGCTGGACTTCGGCATCATCGTGGACGGCGCGGTGGTCATCGTGGAAAACTGCGTGCGCCGCCTGGCCCACGCGCAGGAGCGCCACGGCCGCCCGCTCACGCGCACCGAGCGCTTCCACGAGGTCTATGCCGCCTCGCGCGAGGCGCGCCGCGCGCTGCTGTTCGGCCAGCTAATCATCATGATCGTGTACCTGCCGATCTTTGCCCTGGGCGGGGTGGAGGGCAAGATGTTCCATCCCATGGCGCTGACAGTGGTGATCGCGCTGCTGTCGGCCATGGTGCTGTCGGTGACCTTCATCCCGGCAGCGGTGGCGCTGTTCATCGGCGAGCGCGTGGCCGAGAAGGAAAACCGCCTGATGCGCTGGGCGCGCAGCGCCTATGCGCCGCTGCTCGATGCAGTGCTGGCGGCGCGCGCCGTCACGCTGACGGCCGCGGCCGTCGCCGTAGTGCTGGCCCTGCTGCTGGCTGCGCGGCTGGGCAGCGAGTTTGTGCCCAGCCTGAACGAGGGCGACTTCGCTATCCAGGCGCTGCGCGTGCCGGGCACCAGCCTCACGCAGTCGGTGCAGATGCAGCAGCAGCTGGAATCGCGCCTGAAGGCCCAGTTCCCCGAGATCGAGCGCGTGTTTGCACGCACCGGCACGGCGGAGATTGCCTCGGACGCCATGCCGCCCAACATCTCGGACGGCTACGTGATGCTCAAGCCCGAGAGCCAGTGGCCGCGGCCGCGCAAGAGCCGCGACGAGCTGCTGGCCGCCATCCAGCAGGCGGCCGCCGAGGTGCCGGGCAGCAGCTACGAGTTCTCGCAGCCCATACAGCTGCGCTTCAACGAGCTGATCTCGGGCGTGCGCAGCGACGTGGCCGTGAAGATCTTCGGCGACGACATGCAGGTGCTCGAGCGCAGCGCGCAGCAGGTGGCGCAGGTGCTGGCCGCCGTGCCCGGCGCCACCGAGGTCCGGGTGGAGCAGACCACCGGCCTGCCCATGCTCAGCGTCAACATCGACCGCGAGCGCGCCGCGCGCCACGGCCTGAACATCGCCGACGTGCAGGCCACGCTGGTCACGGCGGTGGGCGGGCAAAACGCCGGCACCATGTTCGAGGGCGACCGGCGCTTTGACATCGTGGTGCGCCTGCCCGAGCAGCTGCGCGGCGACCTGCAGGCCCTGCAGAGCCTGCCGATTGCGCTGCCAGGCGCGCGCGACGCCAGCGGCCGGGCGCTGTTCATCCCGCTGTCGGAGGTGGCGCGCCTGGAGCTGTCGCCCGGGCCCAACCAGGTCAGCCGCGAAAACGGCAAGCGGCGCATCGTCGTCAGCGCCAACGTGCGCGGGCGCGACCTGGGCGGCTTCGTGGCAGACGCGCAGACGGCCCTGGCCACCACGCGGCTGCCCGCCGGCTACTGGACGGCCTGGGGCGGGCAGTTCGAGAACCTGCAGTCGGCCACCCGGCGGCTGCAGCTGGTGGTGCCGGTGGCGCTGCTGTTGGTGTTTGCGCTGCTGTTTGCCATGTTCGGCAATGCGCGCGACGGGCTGATCGTCTTCACCGGCATCCCGTTCGCGCTCACCGGCGGCGTGCTGGCGCTGTGGCTGCGCGGCATTCCGCTGTCGATCACGGCGGCGGTGGGCTTCATCGCGCTGTCGGGCGTGGCGGTACTCAACGGGCTGGTGATGATTGCCTTCATCCGCAATCTGCAAAGCGAAGGCATGCCGCTGATGCAGGCCATCCGCGAAGGTGCGCTGGCGCGGCTGCGCCCGGTGCTGATGACGGCGCTGGTGGCCTCGCTGGGCTTCGTGCCCATGGCGATCGCCACCGGCACCGGCGCCGAGGTGCAGCGCCCGCTGGCGACGGTGGTGATTGGCGGCATCCTGTCGTCCACGCTGCTGACGCTGCTGGTGCTGCCGGTGCTGTACCGGCTGGTGCACCGGCGCGACGAGGACTGA
- a CDS encoding efflux RND transporter periplasmic adaptor subunit encodes MNQTSHEPRARQRLSRRHALAIALLVLAGVAGAALILRPQPAQPAAAVEAAAGHEKDGHEKDGHGDDDAKGAHGKDAKKAESPEHGGGEHGDKHGDEEPARVQLSDAQLAAAGVELQAAGPAGIASVLRLPGEIRLNEDRTAHIVPRAAGVVESVSASVGQQVRRGQVLAVLSSSAVSELRAELQSARRRRELARATYERETQLWEEKISARQDMLQARQAWQESDIAVANATHKLRALGAAPDSADLARIELRAPFDGVVVERHLTLGEAAREDTSAFTVADLGTVWAQVSVAAHELAQVRVGESATVRAGASQASAQGEISYVSALMGEQSRAATARVTLPNPAGAWRPGLFVNVEVITQQAQVPVAVLGSALQSQDGRSVVFVRQGEAFVAQAVQTGRSDERMTEIVQGLPAGAVYAAQGSFIVKSELGKGSAAHEH; translated from the coding sequence ATGAACCAAACCTCCCACGAACCCCGCGCGCGCCAGCGCCTGTCCCGCCGGCATGCGCTGGCCATTGCCCTGCTGGTGCTGGCCGGCGTGGCCGGCGCTGCCCTGATCCTGCGCCCGCAGCCGGCGCAGCCCGCCGCCGCGGTCGAAGCTGCGGCCGGCCACGAGAAGGATGGCCACGAGAAGGATGGCCATGGGGACGATGACGCCAAGGGCGCGCATGGCAAGGACGCAAAGAAGGCCGAGAGCCCTGAGCACGGCGGCGGCGAGCACGGTGACAAGCACGGCGACGAAGAACCCGCCCGCGTGCAGCTGAGCGACGCGCAGCTGGCCGCCGCCGGCGTCGAGCTGCAGGCCGCCGGCCCGGCGGGCATCGCCAGCGTGCTGCGACTGCCTGGCGAGATCCGCCTGAACGAAGACCGCACGGCGCACATCGTGCCGCGCGCGGCCGGCGTGGTGGAGAGCGTGTCGGCCAGCGTCGGCCAGCAGGTGCGCCGCGGCCAGGTGCTGGCGGTGCTCTCCAGCAGCGCCGTCTCCGAGCTGCGCGCGGAGTTGCAGTCGGCGCGCCGCCGCCGCGAGCTGGCGCGCGCCACCTACGAGCGCGAGACCCAGCTGTGGGAAGAAAAGATCTCCGCCCGCCAGGACATGCTGCAGGCCCGCCAGGCCTGGCAGGAAAGCGACATCGCCGTGGCCAACGCCACGCACAAGCTGCGCGCCCTGGGCGCGGCGCCCGACAGCGCCGACCTGGCCCGCATCGAGCTGCGCGCGCCGTTTGATGGCGTGGTGGTGGAGCGCCACCTGACGCTGGGCGAGGCCGCGCGCGAGGACACCAGCGCCTTCACCGTGGCCGACCTGGGCACGGTGTGGGCGCAGGTCAGCGTGGCCGCGCACGAGCTGGCGCAGGTGCGCGTGGGCGAGAGCGCCACCGTGCGCGCCGGCGCCTCGCAGGCCAGCGCGCAGGGCGAGATCTCCTACGTCAGCGCCCTCATGGGCGAGCAAAGCCGCGCGGCCACCGCCCGCGTCACGCTGCCCAACCCGGCAGGGGCCTGGCGGCCGGGGCTGTTCGTGAACGTGGAAGTCATCACGCAGCAGGCGCAGGTGCCGGTGGCCGTGCTCGGCAGCGCGCTGCAAAGCCAGGACGGGCGCAGCGTGGTCTTCGTGCGCCAGGGCGAGGCCTTCGTGGCCCAGGCCGTGCAGACCGGGCGCAGCGACGAGCGCATGACCGAGATCGTGCAGGGCCTGCCGGCCGGCGCGGTGTATGCGGCGCAGGGCAGCTTCATCGTCAAGTCAGAGCTGGGCAAGGGCTCGGCGGCGCACGAGCATTGA
- a CDS encoding TolC family protein has protein sequence MTHPFQRLRVPLAASLLACAPLAQAQPAGAPLPAPAGAAAPATGAPAPAVLTLEQALAAALQASPLLAAAQHDVRASEAAQQQAQARPNPVLELQLEDTRAATRTTTVALSQALELGGKRQARQAVAQQGAALARAALHMRRAELRADVMAAYYELQIGAQRQLQAEQAHALAERASTAARRRVAAGKAPPLEEGRAQAAEATARLQQLQAGQAQRAAWLRLRTLMGQGGGDYDDVPLPGLAPAWPSAAVTGDALQRVAQAPALVQARLEVQRLQALVQVEQARQTPDVTLSVGAKRAAELQRTQWVLGLSVPLPLLDRNQGALQEALAREDQAREQLRATELRVREEVQQALRRHALADAELQMLQAQVLPASREAFELAVRGFELGKFALLDVLDAQRSLQQAQGQQLEAHAQQLRAAAELQRLLGEPPGPASTTTTDDPATLLPARSAAGDRS, from the coding sequence ATGACACACCCTTTTCAAAGGCTGCGCGTGCCCCTGGCCGCCAGCCTGCTGGCCTGCGCGCCGCTGGCGCAGGCCCAGCCCGCAGGCGCGCCGCTGCCCGCGCCGGCTGGCGCTGCCGCCCCCGCGACCGGCGCGCCCGCGCCGGCCGTGCTGACGCTGGAGCAGGCGCTGGCCGCCGCGCTGCAGGCCAGCCCGCTGCTGGCCGCCGCGCAGCATGACGTGCGCGCCAGCGAGGCCGCGCAGCAGCAGGCCCAGGCGCGGCCCAACCCGGTGCTGGAGCTGCAGCTGGAGGACACGCGCGCGGCCACGCGCACCACCACGGTGGCGCTGTCGCAGGCGCTTGAACTCGGCGGCAAGCGCCAGGCGCGCCAGGCCGTGGCGCAGCAGGGCGCCGCCCTGGCGCGCGCCGCGCTGCACATGCGCCGCGCCGAGCTGCGCGCGGACGTCATGGCGGCCTATTACGAGCTGCAAATCGGCGCGCAGCGCCAGCTGCAAGCCGAGCAGGCGCACGCCCTGGCCGAGCGCGCCAGCACCGCCGCCCGCCGGCGCGTGGCCGCCGGCAAGGCGCCCCCGCTGGAGGAAGGCCGCGCCCAGGCGGCCGAGGCCACGGCGCGGCTGCAGCAGCTGCAGGCCGGCCAGGCGCAGCGCGCCGCCTGGCTCCGGCTGCGCACGCTGATGGGCCAGGGGGGCGGGGACTACGACGATGTGCCCCTGCCCGGCCTGGCGCCGGCCTGGCCGAGCGCCGCCGTGACGGGCGACGCCCTGCAGCGCGTGGCCCAGGCCCCGGCGCTGGTGCAGGCGCGCCTGGAGGTGCAGCGCCTGCAGGCGCTGGTGCAGGTGGAGCAGGCCAGGCAAACGCCCGACGTCACGCTGAGCGTGGGCGCCAAGCGCGCCGCCGAGCTGCAGCGCACGCAGTGGGTGCTGGGCCTGTCCGTGCCCCTGCCGCTGCTGGACCGCAACCAGGGCGCCCTGCAGGAGGCCCTGGCCCGCGAGGACCAGGCGCGCGAGCAGCTGCGCGCCACCGAGCTGCGCGTGCGCGAAGAGGTGCAGCAGGCGCTGCGCCGCCATGCGCTGGCCGACGCCGAGCTGCAGATGCTGCAGGCCCAGGTGCTGCCGGCCTCGCGCGAGGCGTTCGAGCTGGCCGTGCGCGGCTTCGAGCTGGGCAAGTTCGCCCTGCTGGACGTGCTGGACGCCCAGCGCAGCCTGCAGCAGGCTCAAGGCCAGCAGCTGGAAGCGCATGCCCAGCAGCTGCGCGCCGCCGCCGAGCTGCAGCGCCTGCTGGGCGAGCCGCCCGGTCCGGCGTCCACCACCACCACCGACGACCCCGCCACCCTTCTTCCCGCCCGCTCCGCCGCCGGAGACCGCTCATGA